The genomic DNA gccgCTCTTGTCCGTGAGCTCAAGCGTCTTCCGTCCGTCGGCCCCTGTGCTGACGCTCGTGACCTTGGTGTTGGGGATTGTCTTGACGTTCATCTTGCGCAGCTCGTTGAGCGCCGCCTTGCGGACGTTGTCGTTCAAAGGCTCGGCGAGGGGCAGGTCGCTGCTGAAGACTAAGTAGACGTCCTTCTTTCCGTTGAACTCAAAGCCGATTTCCCCGACCGTCTCGACGCcggtggtgccgccgccggcgacgacgatggtcttggcgtcggcgatcTGCTTGCGGAGGCTGCCGAGGGCCTGCTTGGTCTCTTCCGTCGTGCCGACCTCCTTCCACGGCATGTTTTCCTTGGAGCGGGTGCCcgtggcgatgacgacggcgtcgtagGCGATGGTGCGGTGGGCGCCGTCGTTAgtcttgacgatgacggtcttcttgtcgtcgctGAGCGTCTCGGCCttgccgaagacgagctCGTAGCTTTCCTTGGGGTACTTGGCAAACTCGGGCGCGATGGGCTGGAAGAGCTTGtcatcgccgagctggccggGGACGACACCGCGCACGGAGGCGAGGTTCCAGTAACTGGCAAAGGTGTAAGTGGATGGATGACATCTTGCGCGTGTTCGCAAACACGCGCCGAGAGCAAGATGGAAATGAGAAGAGAAACTCACTGGTCAGTGTTGGGCGTCACCAGGATGACTTTGAGGTCCTTGACCAGCGGGGTTGTGTGCTTCAAGACATGGTGGGCAATGGGCAACCCAGCTATGCCGGCGCCAAGAATGACGAGAGTCGGCATTGTGCTGGTGGTTGACGATGACGCTTTGCAGGTAAGGCGAGGTGCTGGGGTTTGTCTAATAGAGGCTCTAAACAGCTCAGCAGTGCGATAGTTCGATGTTGCGTCGCTTGATAACTGAGTCCACTGTGGAATATAATGGCCTTTCGGGTTTTTGATCCGTTTTTGAACGCGTGGTTGCGATAGCTTGTGCTGCTGCGTTGGGTGTGTACGTATTTGGGTATTGATCGAGTAATTGTTCAACCGGTTCCCCCTTAGTAGAAATCACCCGAGGCGAGTGCAGTAGCTTTATACAACTTCAATCGGTAAAGCACATCATCCAACGACTCATTCTATCCATTTGAGTTCGGCATGCGTAGTCAAGCCTACCGTCCGCGTTCCGTGGGCGCGCGCGGCAGGGTGTAACGCGGAGGCATGTCGCTCCGCTGAGGCTTCCTGCAGCCTGCACGCCCTGCGCGCCCTGCAACGAAATGagcgcgcgcgacgatgacAATCTAGATTGTCAAGACAACAAAGTAAtttttcct from Colletotrichum higginsianum IMI 349063 chromosome 3, whole genome shotgun sequence includes the following:
- a CDS encoding FAD-binding protein → MPTLVILGAGIAGLPIAHHVLKHTTPLVKDLKVILVTPNTDHYWNLASVRGVVPGQLGDDKLFQPIAPEFAKYPKESYELVFGKAETLSDDKKTVIVKTNDGAHRTIAYDAVVIATGTRSKENMPWKEVGTTEETKQALGSLRKQIADAKTIVVAGGGTTGVETVGEIGFEFNGKKDVYLVFSSDLPLAEPLNDNVRKAALNELRKMNVKTIPNTKVTSVSTGADGRKTLELTDKSGKTTTLQADAYVPTTGNVPNTSFLPASMLDTQGYVNQDASLRVPGHENIFVVGDVGNLEDGYARLADQQTQHAVKSIQAHFTGASRPADYVVDTKVLGAVTIGRSRATGQMGTWKLPSILIWLFKGRFLGTDYAKDVAAGKRTMLVTKNW